A window of the Hordeum vulgare subsp. vulgare chromosome 5H, MorexV3_pseudomolecules_assembly, whole genome shotgun sequence genome harbors these coding sequences:
- the LOC123397891 gene encoding uncharacterized protein LOC123397891, with product MSLGMEVKAIGQETNALIMMIEDGNDDEVLTSNDGGRDSHGEMIVTDDDDELFELDITLLRGVDNEDVQDRHDCHSAGDGAHALMANCLLPVSSVSTAVPVTDSNIISSYYAFSTYSSSRKFGISGGGRRRLGRAAADGRSSTWARFRLSSRGFATVGNFQR from the coding sequence ATGTCGTTAGGCATGGAAGTCAAGGCCATCGGCCAAGAAACCAACGCCTTAATCATGATGATCGAGGACGGCAACGATGACGAGGTGCTCACCAGCAACGACGGAGGCAGGGACAGTCACGGAGAGATGATCgtcaccgacgacgacgacgagctgTTCGAGCTCGACATCACCCTCCTGCGCGGCGTCGACAACGAAGACGTCCAAGACCGACACGATTGCCACAGCGCTGGTGATGGCGCCCATGCCCTGATGGCCAACTGCCTGCTGCCAGTGAGCTCGGTCAGCACGGCGGTGCCGGTCACGGACAGCAACATCATCTCGTCCTACTACGCCTTCTCCACGTACAGCAGCTCGAGGAAGTTCGGCATCAGCGGCGGTGGCAGGAGGAGGCTTGGGCGAGCAGCGGCTGACGGCCGCAGTTCCACTTGGGCGAGGTTTCGCCTCTCGAGCAGGGGATTCGCAACCGTCGGGAATTTTCAGAGATAG